In the Blautia coccoides genome, GGAAGGGGAATACCCGTATACATATTGTTTGGCAGGGCCTACCTGTCTGGCTGGTGATGTGATAGGAACCTATTCCTTTGAACATCCCCTGTCCGTGGGAGAGCGCCTGGAATTTGGCGATATGGCGATCTATACCATGGTGAAGAATAACACCTTTAACGGAATGTGCCTGCCTGCAATCGCAGTGGAGAGGGAGAACGGGGAGTGCCAGGTGGTGAAGGCGTTTGGGTATGAGGATTTTAAGATACGGCTGTAAATAAAAACAGATAACCCCATGGAATAACAGCCGGCGGCGTTAAGGGATAGCAGTTCGCTGCCGCTATTGGTAAATTTGCGTAAGAAAAGCTTGCCAGAAGGGGGAAATGTGTTATAATAATAACAAATCGTTCTTTCCTAATGAACAGGCCGATGGTTTGGGCAGGGATGGGAAAAGCGAGAATTTTCAATTAGTGGAGGTTAGATTTATGTTAGTATCAGCAGCTGAAATGCTTAAAAAAGCAAAAGCAGGACACTATGCAGTAGGACAGTTCAATATCAATAACCTGGAGTGGACAAAGGCAGCTCTGTTAACAGCAGAAGAGTGCAAATCCCCGATCATCCTGGGTGTATCTGAGGGCGCCGGAAAATATATGACCGGTTTCAAGACCGTTGCAGACATGACAAAAGCTATGATTGAAGAGCTGAACATTACAGTTCCTGTAGCTCTGCATCTGGATCATGGTACTTATGACGGATGTTACAAATGTATCAAAGCTGGATTCTCATCCATCATGTTTGATGGTTCTCACTATCCGATCGAAGAGAACGTTGAGAAGACAAAAGAGTTAGCAGGTGTCTGCAAAGGACTGGGCTTATCTCTGGAAGCAGAAGTTGGTTCCATCGGCGGCGAGGAAGACGGCGTTGTAGGAATGGGCGAGTGTGCAGATCCGAAGGAATGTAAGATGATCGCTGACCTGGGTGTGGACATGCTGGCAGCAGGTATTGGAAATATCCATGGAAAATACCCGGAAAACTGGGCAGGTCTTCGCTTTGACGTTCTGGATGACATCCAGAAACTGACAGGTGAGATGCCGTTAGTTCTGCACGGCGGTACAGGAATCCCGGCTGACATGATCAAAAAAGCCATCGATCTTGGTGTATCCAAAATCAACGTAAACACAGAGTGCCAGCTGACTTTCGCTGCTGCTACACGTGAGTACATCGAAGCAGGAAAAGACAATCAGGGCAAAGGCTATGACCCGCGTAAATTATTAAAACCGGGCTTTGACGCAATCTGCGCTACCATCAAAGAGAAAATGGAACTGTTCGGTTCTGTTGGAAAAGCTTTCGAGTAATTCCACTGTAAAACATATGCAATCTAAAACTGCTCCGGGATGACCGGGGCAGTTTTTTTAATCGTTACGGTTGTTCATAGTTTGGACAGCATCCACATATACTGCTATGAATATCTTTTTAGGCAGGTCTTTTTTGTATGTCAAATCTATTACATACACTTCATGAGTTTGTCTGGAGTCCCGGAATGTTATTTTTTTTCCTGGCCACCGGCATTCGTTTCACCATAAAATCACGGTTTTTTCAAATTACCCATGCAGGAGAATGGTTTCGCACCACACTGGGTTCCCTGCTGAAAAAAGAAGAGGTCAGAAAAACGAAAGAAGAGCATTCCATCTCCCAGTTCCAGTCCTTTTGTACTGCACTGGCAGCTACCCTGGGCACCGGGAACATAACAGGGGTGGCAACAGCGCTGATGGCAGGCGGGCCAGGGGCTATTTTCTGGATGTGGGTTTCCGCTTTTTTTGGAATGATGACCAATTACGCGGAGAATTATCTGGGTATCCGGTATCGCTACAGGGATGAGAACGGGGCCTGGGTGGGCGGTGCCATGGTGTATATGGACAGGGGACTCCACTGTAAATGGATGGCTGTTATTTTTTCCGTCTGTTGTCTGGGCGCGTCCTTTGGTATGGGAAATATGGTACAGGGGAACTCCATGGCAAAAGGGCTGGAGGAGGCCTTTCATATACCTGTCTTTCTGACAGGTGTTGTGACCATGCTGGCAACTGCCTATGTGCTGAACGGAGGCCTGAAGCGAGTCGCCGCGTTCACAGAGAAACTGGTTCCGGTCATGGCAGCAGCCTATCTGCTGGGGGCCTTGGTGGTGCTGTGGGTACATAGGGAAATGATACCGGATGCCTTCGGGATCATATTCCGGGAAGCGTTCCGGGTAAAAGCGGCGGTGGGCGGAGTTGCCGGATACGGGATCAGCCAAGCGCTGCAGATGGGTGTGGCCCGCGGTATATTTTCCAATGAGGCGGGCCTTGGCTCCTCTGTGATCGCACACGCCCAATCCGACGTCAAAGACCCAAAAACACAGGGAATGTGGGGAATCGCAGAGATTTTTATAGATACCATTTTAGTGTGCACAGTTACAGCTCTTGTTATTTTAGTAAGCGGTGTCTATCAGCCAGAAATCTGCATTCAGAATCTTGCGGCAGGAATTGAAAATATTGATGGCACCACTCTCACGGGAATGGCATTCTCCACAGCCATACCTTATGGCAAACAGTTTCTGGCAGCCGCTACGGTACTCTTTGCCTTTGCTACCATTGTGGGATGGTCCTGCTTCGGTGAGCGCACAGCCGCATATCTCTGTAAAGAGAGAGGCGCGGCAGCATATCGGTTCTGCTATATTCTTCTCACACTGCCGGGCTGTATGCTTTCCCCAGGTGTTATATGGGAGCTGTCCGATACCTTGAACGGTATGATGGCAATACCGAACCTATTGGCACTGTTCTTTTTAGGGCGGGAAGTGAGATATATAATGGATGGAAAAAAGACGGAAAAGAAGTGAGATTTCTAAGCAGCTTCTTGCTGGATGAGAGGGATAATGTTATACTAAAACAAAATCTATTGAAGTATCTTGTTTAGATATATAAGAAAAAGAGATGGTGGTGTATTATGGCAAAAATAAGAGAGCTGGACATGGAAAATGTGGATACACTCTGTGATGTGGGAAAAGCGCTGTCTTCCCCTGTGCGTGTGGAAATATTGAAGCTTCTCTATTCTGACAATATGATCATAGGAGAGATCGCAAAGGCGCTGGACATTCCTCAGTCCAGTGCTGCTTTTCATCTGAAGCTTCTGGAAAAGGCAGATTTGATCCGTATGGAGGAACAGCCCGGAAGCAGAGGAACCATGAAGGTATGCAGCAGAAAATTTGATTTTGTGAACATGTGTCTGCTGAGGCGGAACCTGGATGTCAATGAGATCGTCAGTGTGGAAATGCCCATCGGCAGTTATACCGGTTGTAAAGTCCATCCCACCTGCGGACTGTATTCCCCGGAGGGAGTTATCGGCATGGAGGATACAGAATACAGCTTTTACGATCCTGAGAAAATAAAGGCAGGGCTTTTCTGGACATCTGCCGGTTATGTGGAATATAAATTTGCTAATGCGGTTCCCAGGAACCGTCATGCCAGGAGCCTGAGCCTGTCCATGGAAATCTGTTCTGAGGCACCGGGATACAGAGAGGACTGGAAATCAGACATTACCGTATGGATAAACGGCGTGGACTGCGGAACCTGGACATGTCCCGGTGATTTTGGGAGCAGGAGGGGAAGACTGAACCCTTCTGTATGGCCGGACGGCTCCACCCAGTACGGTATGCTCATGACCTGGGAGGTGCTGGAAAACGGCTGTTTTATCAATGGAAGCCAGGCCGGGGAAACAGCTTTGAAGGACCTTAGGCTGATGGAAAAGCCATATATTGATGTGCGGATAGGGAATAAAGAGGATGCCAGGTATATCGGCGGATTTAATCTGTTTGGGAAGTCCTTTGGGAATTATGAGCAGGATATTGTGATGAGCGTGGAATATTAAGTGAAACTGTCGTACAGAAAAGCTGTGGGGGTTACAGCTTTTCTGTATGGCAGTTTTTTGTTTTTCAGAAAATATGGCGGGATTTCCGCCTGGCAGGCTTTTTTCATTGCTTTGAGAGGAGAACTATGAAATAAATGTATATCGCAGGGAATAAAAGAAATGGAAAAGCAGATGACATATCATACCAAAGGTAAAAAAGGCGTTCTATAGTTATAACAGAAATACTGAAAATAGGCAGTGGAAATCCCCTAAATAAAACAGTATTACTGTTATTTATATACAGAAATACCGTTATAAATGGTCAAAAACACAAAAAAAAGCAAAATTAAACTTGACATATGGATGAAATGACGGTATTATGGATACATAAAGAACAATAAAACTGTTCTAAATAAGAAGCCTACATACCAACAACCAACAGTAATATTGTTTTTATGACCGGTCGCAAAAAGAGTTAAGAAACCAATTTTTAAGGAGGAAAAGAAAATATGAAACGTAAAGCAATCGCATCGATCATGGCACTTACATTAACTGCAGCGGCTCTTGCCGGCTGTGGAAGCGAAAGTTCAGAAAAAAGCGAGGGGGGGGGGTAAAATCTTCTCAAGAAAATGAAGCACCAGAGCAGGGTGAAGAGGCCTCCGCAGATGTAAATGACGACGGAACGGTGAATAATCCGGAGGCAGTTGCTGTGGATAAAGACAAGCTTGTATTCTGGTCTCTGTTCAGCGGTGGTGACGGAGAATTCATGGACAAGATGATAAGCGAATACAATGAGAGCAGCCCCACAAAGCAGGTGCAGTCCATTATGCTGGTATGGGCAGATTACTATACAAAACTGCAGACAGCAGTGGCAGCAGGTAAAGGCCCTGACATTGGCGTCTCCCATGCGTCTTCCCTTCCGGAGTTGGTGGAACAGGGCGTGGTTGAGCCTCTGGATGATTATCTGGATGAGCTGGGAGTAGATTTAAGTACCATGTATTCAGAGACCTCCATGGAATCCGTAACCTTTGACGGTTCCATCTATGCAGTTCCCCTGGATACTCATGCGGAGATCATGTACTTCAACAAAGATATCCTG is a window encoding:
- the fba gene encoding class II fructose-1,6-bisphosphate aldolase, whose amino-acid sequence is MLVSAAEMLKKAKAGHYAVGQFNINNLEWTKAALLTAEECKSPIILGVSEGAGKYMTGFKTVADMTKAMIEELNITVPVALHLDHGTYDGCYKCIKAGFSSIMFDGSHYPIEENVEKTKELAGVCKGLGLSLEAEVGSIGGEEDGVVGMGECADPKECKMIADLGVDMLAAGIGNIHGKYPENWAGLRFDVLDDIQKLTGEMPLVLHGGTGIPADMIKKAIDLGVSKINVNTECQLTFAAATREYIEAGKDNQGKGYDPRKLLKPGFDAICATIKEKMELFGSVGKAFE
- a CDS encoding alanine/glycine:cation symporter family protein, giving the protein MSNLLHTLHEFVWSPGMLFFFLATGIRFTIKSRFFQITHAGEWFRTTLGSLLKKEEVRKTKEEHSISQFQSFCTALAATLGTGNITGVATALMAGGPGAIFWMWVSAFFGMMTNYAENYLGIRYRYRDENGAWVGGAMVYMDRGLHCKWMAVIFSVCCLGASFGMGNMVQGNSMAKGLEEAFHIPVFLTGVVTMLATAYVLNGGLKRVAAFTEKLVPVMAAAYLLGALVVLWVHREMIPDAFGIIFREAFRVKAAVGGVAGYGISQALQMGVARGIFSNEAGLGSSVIAHAQSDVKDPKTQGMWGIAEIFIDTILVCTVTALVILVSGVYQPEICIQNLAAGIENIDGTTLTGMAFSTAIPYGKQFLAAATVLFAFATIVGWSCFGERTAAYLCKERGAAAYRFCYILLTLPGCMLSPGVIWELSDTLNGMMAIPNLLALFFLGREVRYIMDGKKTEKK
- a CDS encoding ArsR/SmtB family transcription factor, whose protein sequence is MAKIRELDMENVDTLCDVGKALSSPVRVEILKLLYSDNMIIGEIAKALDIPQSSAAFHLKLLEKADLIRMEEQPGSRGTMKVCSRKFDFVNMCLLRRNLDVNEIVSVEMPIGSYTGCKVHPTCGLYSPEGVIGMEDTEYSFYDPEKIKAGLFWTSAGYVEYKFANAVPRNRHARSLSLSMEICSEAPGYREDWKSDITVWINGVDCGTWTCPGDFGSRRGRLNPSVWPDGSTQYGMLMTWEVLENGCFINGSQAGETALKDLRLMEKPYIDVRIGNKEDARYIGGFNLFGKSFGNYEQDIVMSVEY